The Xanthomonas sontii genomic sequence ATGCGATCGGCGACCTGTCCGAGGACATGGACCGCCTGCCCGGCGAAAAAGCCGTGCTCACCGAAACCATGGACATGGCCAAGCAGAACCTGACCGCGATGAGCGAGCAGATCAAGCAGCTGGCGGAGGCGGCCGCGGCCGGCGCCTTCGGCACGCGCGGCGACCCGGAACGCTTCCAGTACGGGTTCCGGGTGATGGTGCAGGATCTCAACGCGATGATGGAGGTCAGCGACCGCAACCTGGGCGAGCTGTCCACGCTGCTGCGGGCCATCGCCGCCGGCGACCTGACCGCGCGCATGCACGGCGAGTTCCATGGCGTGTTCGGTCGCATGCGCGACGACGCCAACGCCACCGCCGCACAGCTGGCGGCGATCGTCGGCCGCATCCATGCCGCGGCCGCCAACATCAATGTCGCCTCCACCGAGATCGCCAGCGGCAACGGCGACCTGTCGCGCCGCACCGAACAGCAGGCGGCCAGCCTGGAGCGCACCGCCGCCTCGATGGAAGAGCTGACCTCCACGGTCAAGCAGAATGCCGAGTACGCACGCCAGGCCAACCAGCTTGCGGCCGGGGCGGCCGCGGTGGCCTCGCAGGGCGGCGACGTGGTCGGCCACGTGGTCACCACCATGAACGGGATCGAGGCCTCGTCGAAGAAGATCGCCGACATCATCGGCGTGATCGACGGCATCGCCTTCCAGACCAACATCCTGGCACTGAACGCGGCCGTCGAGGCCGCGCGCGCCGGCGATCAGGGCCGCGGCTTCGCCGTGGTCGCCACCGAGGTGCGCACCCTCGCCCAGCGTTCGGCCAATGCCGCCAAGGAGATCAAGACGCTGATCGACGAGTCGGTGGGCCGCGTCGCCGAAGGCTCGGCCCTGGTCGACCAGGCGGGCCGCACCATGAGCGAGATCGTGACCTCGGTGCGCCGCGTCACCGACATCATGGGCGAGATCGCCGCCGCCTCGCAGGAGCAGTCCGCCGGCATCGAGCAGGTCAATCAGACCGTGGTGCAGATGGACGAGACCACCCAGCAGAACGCCGCGCTGGTGGAAGAAGCCACCGCCGCGGCGCGCTCGATGGAGGAACAGGCCGGCCAGTTGGGCGCGGCCATCGCCGCTTTCAAGCTGGACACCTACCACGGCGTGGCCGCCAACGCGCCGACTGCGCAAGCCGCGCCGACCCCGGCCCGCGCCAGGCCCCGTGCGGCGGCGGCGCGCCCGCGCCCCGCCAGCGAGGCCCAGTGGCAGGAATTCTGAGCCCGCACGCCACCGCCGGCGCTCTTTCCTGACTGCCGGCTGTCAATTTCGTCCGTTCCCGGCCGATAACCCGATTGACCGACCATCGCTGCGCACCATGGCCATCCAGACTCCCGCTTCGCCCTCCTCCGGTTCCGACAATCGCGACTTCGACTTCAGCGACCGCGATTTCAAGCGGGTCTGCGACCTGATCTACCAGAAGGCCGGCATCGCCCTGGCCCCGGCCAAGCGCGACATGGTCTACGGCCGGCTGTCGCGACGCCTGCGCGTGCTGGGCCTGCGCTCGTTCCGCGACTACCTGGACTGGCTGGAGCGCGAAGGCGGCGACGAATGGGAGGCGTTCACCAATGCGCTGACCACCAACCTGACCTCGTTCTTCCGCGAGCCGCACCATTTCGAGCGGCTGCGCGAAGAGTTGCAGAAGCACTCCGGCGCGGCGCCGCTGAAGATCTGGTCCTGCGCCTCGTCCACCGGCGAGGAGCCCTACTCGCTGGCGATCACCGCCTGCGAAGCGTTCGGCACGCTGACCCCGCCGGTGCGGATCCTGGCCACCGACGTCGACACCCAGGTGCTGGCCACCGCCTCGCGCGGCGTCTACGCGCTGGAACGCGTCGCCAGCCTCGATCCCGCCCTCAAGCGCAAGTATTTCCAGCGCGGCAGCGGCGCCAACGAAGGCCACTGCCGGGTGCTGCCGGCGCTGCGCGACCTGCTCGAGTTCCGCCAGCTCAACCTGCTGGAACCGCGCTACGACGTCGCCGGCCCGTACCTGGCGCTGTTCTGCCGCAACGTGATGATCTATTTCGACAAACCCACCCAGCGCGGCATCCTGTCGCGGCTGATTCCGCACCTGGACGACGACGGCATGCTCTACACCGGCCATTCGGAGAACTATCTGCATGCGGCCGACCTGATCCAGCCCTGCGGCCGCACGCTGTATCGCCGGGCGCAGAAGGATCGCGCATGAGCGCCGCGGCCATGGCCCTGGACCAGGTGATGCGCTATCACGACACGCGCTTCCAGACGATGGCGGCCAAGCTGTTGCCGACCCAGTACCTGGTGGTGGACGACGACACCGCGCTGACCACCATCCTGGGCTCGTGCGTGGCCGCCTGCATCCGCGACCCGCTGCTGAAGATCGGCGGCATGAACCACTTCATGCTGCCCGACGGCCAGAGCGGCGACGGCGCGCCGGCCCGCTACGGCAGCTACGCGATGGAAGTGCTGATCAACGACCTGCTCAAGCGCGGCGCCGCCCGCAACCGCCTGGAAGCCAAGGTGTTCGGCGGCGGCAACGTGCTCAAGGGCTTCACCAACAATCCGGTCGGCACGCGCAACGCCGACTTCGTGCTGAACTACCTCAAGGCCGAACATATCCCGGTGGTGGCCGAGGATCTGCGCGGCATCCATCCGCGCAAGATCTGGTTCTTCCCCGCTACCGGCCGCGTGGTCGTGCAGCGCCTGCCGCACGCGCACGAGGAAGCCGAAATCGCCGCGGCCGAGTCGGCGGTGCGCGCCCGTCTCGCCAAAGCCCCCGTCACCGGTGCCGTGGAGTTGTTCGAATGAGCCTGGAAGCCCCTTGCCGCGTGCTGATCGTCGACGACTCGGCGGTCGTGCGACAGATCCTTACCGAAATCCTGTCGGGCGCGCCCGGCGTGGAAGTGGTCGGCTCGGCCGCCGACCCGCTGCTGGCGCGCGAGAAGATCAAGCGTCTGAATCCGGACGTGATCACCCTGGACGTGGAAATGCCGCGCATGGACGGGCTGGCGTTCCTGGAAAACCTGATGCGGCTGCGGCCCACGCCGGTGGTGATGATCTCCTCGCTGACCGAGCGCGGCGCCGACACCACCCTGCAGGCGCTGTCGCTGGGCGCGGTCGACTTCGTCTCCAAGCCCAAGCTCGACGTGGCCCGCGGGCTGGAGGAGTACGCCGAAGAGATCATCGCCAAGGTCAAGAACGCGTCCAAGGCCAAGGTCCGCGCCCTGGACCGGCCGGCCGCGCCGAAACCGGCCGGCGCCACCGCCACGCCCGCCGCGGTGTCCTCGCTGAAGTTCCGCACCACCGACCGGCTGATCGCCATCGGCGCCTCCGCCGGCGGCACCGAAGCGCTGCGCGTGGTGCTGGAAGGCATGCCGGCCGATGCGCCTGCGGTGGTCATGACCCAGCACCTGCCGGCCGGCTTCAGCACCGCCTTCGCCGACCGCCTCAACCGGCACTCGGCCATGGCCGTGCGCGAAGCGACCGAAGGCGAAGCGATCCTGCCCGGCCACGCCTACCTGCCGCCCGGCGGCAAACACCTGCAGGTGATCCGCGACGGTGCGCGCTGGCGCTGCAAGATCGACGACGGTCCGCCGGTCAACCGGCACAAGCCGGCGGTGGACGTGCTGTTCCAGTCGGTGGCACGCAATGCCGGCGCCAACGCCATCGGCGCGATCCTCACCGGCATGGGCGACGACGGCGCGCGCGGCCTGTTGGAAATGCTGCAGGCCGGGGCCAGCACCC encodes the following:
- a CDS encoding chemotaxis response regulator protein-glutamate methylesterase — its product is MSLEAPCRVLIVDDSAVVRQILTEILSGAPGVEVVGSAADPLLAREKIKRLNPDVITLDVEMPRMDGLAFLENLMRLRPTPVVMISSLTERGADTTLQALSLGAVDFVSKPKLDVARGLEEYAEEIIAKVKNASKAKVRALDRPAAPKPAGATATPAAVSSLKFRTTDRLIAIGASAGGTEALRVVLEGMPADAPAVVMTQHLPAGFSTAFADRLNRHSAMAVREATEGEAILPGHAYLPPGGKHLQVIRDGARWRCKIDDGPPVNRHKPAVDVLFQSVARNAGANAIGAILTGMGDDGARGLLEMLQAGASTLVQDEATSVVWGMPGTAFRLGAAQEVLPLDKIAERLIALSVQAR
- a CDS encoding methyl-accepting chemotaxis protein, yielding MNVLAHLKIRDKLIFAFAVTTLLTVVLGGFTYSRTNLSIAELTHIQHDWVPATQALAEVRAQLGEFRTYELAQLSRAGDPQAQADYFKRMQKVRTEVAKNQQVIAAMMRDQKQVQMYAGVQETLKAYLQANTEMGAALRAGDVAGAQKISDTQSRTLRRTLFERIVALTQYNVAELNREMERADSQLANTKTLIVTLLGLAVLFASVTAWLIARGMARQLHAAKRLSQAVARGELEGATYPHGKDEIGELMDDMLIMRSRIHSVIRAQEEMARQHACGTISYRMDENAFPGEYGQMVKGTNELVASHIAVKMRLLQIIQRYAIGDLSEDMDRLPGEKAVLTETMDMAKQNLTAMSEQIKQLAEAAAAGAFGTRGDPERFQYGFRVMVQDLNAMMEVSDRNLGELSTLLRAIAAGDLTARMHGEFHGVFGRMRDDANATAAQLAAIVGRIHAAAANINVASTEIASGNGDLSRRTEQQAASLERTAASMEELTSTVKQNAEYARQANQLAAGAAAVASQGGDVVGHVVTTMNGIEASSKKIADIIGVIDGIAFQTNILALNAAVEAARAGDQGRGFAVVATEVRTLAQRSANAAKEIKTLIDESVGRVAEGSALVDQAGRTMSEIVTSVRRVTDIMGEIAAASQEQSAGIEQVNQTVVQMDETTQQNAALVEEATAAARSMEEQAGQLGAAIAAFKLDTYHGVAANAPTAQAAPTPARARPRAAAARPRPASEAQWQEF
- a CDS encoding CheR family methyltransferase, with translation MAIQTPASPSSGSDNRDFDFSDRDFKRVCDLIYQKAGIALAPAKRDMVYGRLSRRLRVLGLRSFRDYLDWLEREGGDEWEAFTNALTTNLTSFFREPHHFERLREELQKHSGAAPLKIWSCASSTGEEPYSLAITACEAFGTLTPPVRILATDVDTQVLATASRGVYALERVASLDPALKRKYFQRGSGANEGHCRVLPALRDLLEFRQLNLLEPRYDVAGPYLALFCRNVMIYFDKPTQRGILSRLIPHLDDDGMLYTGHSENYLHAADLIQPCGRTLYRRAQKDRA
- the cheD gene encoding chemoreceptor glutamine deamidase CheD, which gives rise to MSAAAMALDQVMRYHDTRFQTMAAKLLPTQYLVVDDDTALTTILGSCVAACIRDPLLKIGGMNHFMLPDGQSGDGAPARYGSYAMEVLINDLLKRGAARNRLEAKVFGGGNVLKGFTNNPVGTRNADFVLNYLKAEHIPVVAEDLRGIHPRKIWFFPATGRVVVQRLPHAHEEAEIAAAESAVRARLAKAPVTGAVELFE